A stretch of Candidatus Zixiibacteriota bacterium DNA encodes these proteins:
- a CDS encoding glycosyltransferase yields MRVILLTQYFPPETGAAQNRLFALAKAFRKRGHQITVLTSLPNYPTGRIFEDYRYHYKYHEKIEGIEILRSWLYVHPSRGTIPTALSYLTFASTSLDIAIRHIDSADVIVWEYPPLFLGYTAMKLARRYNARLVTNFADLWTDLISEHRILSSQFIIRRFKSYERKIIERSDLVTAQTEGLIDKIRNFSPDSNPRLWPNGADTKMFYPREKDEDFMSLVNPDGKFIVGYAGLHGRNHNLSRLLEAANLLKDDFDIEFVFCGDGFEKPKLIKLASDLELENVVFYDPVRYADVPRLMSCFDLGVVIHRNLPGLSCVRSAKLFELMAMGIPILHIGKSEGAEIVRKAEAGVVVEHEFPAKIADAVHNLKSRSELKKYSSKGRKNVIEIFDREKISLDIVSLTESLWN; encoded by the coding sequence ATGCGCGTAATTCTCCTGACCCAGTATTTTCCACCCGAAACCGGGGCCGCCCAGAACAGGCTGTTCGCACTGGCCAAAGCCTTTCGCAAGCGCGGACATCAGATCACAGTGTTGACATCACTGCCAAACTACCCGACCGGCAGGATATTCGAAGATTACCGCTATCATTATAAATACCACGAAAAAATCGAGGGAATCGAAATCCTCAGGAGCTGGCTTTATGTTCATCCCTCGCGGGGCACCATACCGACCGCCCTGTCTTATTTGACATTCGCCTCTACTTCACTGGATATCGCCATCAGGCATATCGATTCCGCGGATGTCATTGTCTGGGAATATCCTCCCCTGTTTCTGGGATATACCGCCATGAAGCTGGCGAGGAGATATAATGCCCGCCTGGTCACGAATTTCGCCGACCTGTGGACAGACCTGATCTCGGAACATCGAATCCTTTCCAGCCAGTTTATCATCAGGCGTTTTAAAAGCTACGAACGGAAAATAATTGAGCGCAGCGACCTGGTGACCGCTCAAACCGAGGGCCTGATTGACAAGATAAGAAACTTCTCACCTGATTCAAACCCGCGTCTCTGGCCCAACGGAGCGGATACTAAGATGTTTTATCCACGCGAGAAAGACGAAGACTTCATGAGTCTGGTAAATCCGGATGGTAAGTTCATTGTCGGATACGCTGGTCTACACGGACGAAATCACAACCTCAGCAGGTTATTGGAAGCGGCAAATTTATTAAAAGATGATTTTGATATTGAGTTCGTTTTCTGCGGTGATGGTTTCGAAAAGCCTAAGCTGATTAAACTTGCCAGCGATCTGGAACTTGAAAATGTCGTTTTCTATGATCCGGTTAGGTATGCAGATGTGCCCCGGCTGATGTCCTGTTTCGACCTGGGAGTAGTTATCCACCGCAATCTGCCTGGTCTGAGTTGTGTGCGTTCGGCCAAGCTGTTCGAGCTTATGGCCATGGGCATTCCGATTCTGCATATCGGTAAAAGCGAAGGAGCGGAGATAGTACGGAAGGCTGAGGCGGGTGTGGTAGTGGAACATGAATTCCCCGCTAAGATAGCAGACGCTGTTCACAATTTGAAATCACGTTCTGAACTGAAAAAATACTCCTCAAAAGGACGCAAGAACGTTATTGAAATTTTCGATCGGGAAAAAATCTCTCTGGATATTGTCAGTCTAACAGAATCGCTCTGGAATTGA
- a CDS encoding DUF3473 domain-containing protein, with the protein MYRHIISVDLEDWPQSCLDYNLPITPNVIDNTGMLLDLFDKYGVKATFFCLGLVAEKYPELIRKVHNDGHEIGTHGWSHRSVKELGPDKFKSELVRSIKVLEDICGQQVRGHRAPDFSIDLDMHWAFDIMREAGLDYDSSIFPINGGRYGSPDSPVYPYGFQNGLWEYPLSTVKIMKRKIPILGGGYFRLFPYNLSRRFLRMIEKESRPAVVYIHPYELNCQELHTLEVSRKTRLHQGLFRSRVALRLKKLFKEFAFGSMADYQFNMNKMQEDCSHSYSYLMIQNPVVAKAE; encoded by the coding sequence ATGTACAGACATATCATTTCTGTTGACCTGGAGGACTGGCCACAGTCCTGTTTGGACTATAATTTGCCGATCACACCAAATGTGATCGACAACACGGGAATGTTACTCGATCTTTTTGACAAGTATGGAGTTAAAGCGACCTTCTTTTGCTTAGGGCTGGTAGCAGAGAAATATCCTGAACTTATCAGAAAGGTCCACAATGATGGACACGAGATCGGAACTCATGGCTGGTCGCACCGGTCGGTCAAAGAGCTCGGTCCCGATAAATTCAAATCCGAACTGGTGCGTTCGATCAAGGTTCTCGAAGATATCTGTGGTCAGCAAGTCCGCGGTCATCGCGCGCCGGATTTTTCGATCGACCTGGATATGCACTGGGCTTTCGATATCATGCGCGAAGCCGGGCTCGATTACGATTCCAGTATTTTTCCCATCAACGGTGGGCGCTACGGATCGCCTGACAGTCCGGTCTATCCGTATGGCTTCCAGAATGGTTTATGGGAATATCCGCTCTCAACTGTTAAAATTATGAAAAGAAAGATTCCAATATTGGGGGGCGGTTACTTTCGCTTGTTTCCATACAATCTGAGCCGTCGTTTTCTGCGCATGATCGAAAAAGAGAGTAGACCAGCAGTAGTTTACATCCATCCATACGAACTCAACTGCCAAGAATTGCATACCCTCGAGGTTTCTAGGAAAACGAGACTGCATCAAGGACTGTTTCGCAGCAGGGTAGCTCTGCGACTCAAAAAACTATTTAAAGAGTTCGCTTTCGGTTCGATGGCAGATTATCAGTTCAACATGAATAAAATGCAGGAGGATTGTTCGCATAGTTATTCCTACTTGATGATACAAAATCCGGTAGTCGCAAAAGCTGAGTAA